One genomic window of Sodaliphilus pleomorphus includes the following:
- the dnaA gene encoding chromosomal replication initiator protein DnaA, translating to MTASSQHIEKWNECLAIIKDNLPVEQYNAWFAPITALKFDDGKLVLHAPTQYFVEQIESRYLNLLKAVIMRVFGKVKLYYNYDVVSHEQSVTEENDNSSTVINNRYLSQSRQPGNPFEPVQYADVDPQLNPRNTFENYCDSNSNKLAVSIGMAIATDPNCKTFNPLFIFGPTGVGKTHLIQAIGIKIKENNPRARVLYLTARIFESQYTTAVRDNKVNDFINFYQSMDVLILDDIQEFAGKQKTQNTFYHIFNQLHSHGKQLILSSDCRPSELDGMVPRLISRFKWGMTVELSKPDYALRRNVLELKASQDGLVIPAEVLDYIASNVTDSIRELEGIVVSLLAHATMLNQDINIDLARSVISNSVKINKRQVTFDMIAETVAKHYNIDSSLIYGKTRKREISDARQLVMYFARKETQLSSTNIGMRLDRNHATVLHAIKQIEQRLSVEKSFREEVEKIEAELKK from the coding sequence ATGACAGCATCAAGTCAACATATCGAGAAATGGAATGAATGCCTTGCAATCATCAAGGACAATCTGCCCGTAGAGCAGTATAATGCTTGGTTTGCCCCCATTACTGCTTTGAAGTTTGACGACGGCAAGCTTGTTTTGCACGCACCCACGCAATACTTTGTTGAGCAAATTGAGTCAAGGTACCTCAACTTGCTCAAAGCTGTGATAATGCGTGTTTTTGGTAAGGTCAAGCTTTACTACAACTACGATGTTGTGAGCCACGAGCAGTCGGTGACCGAGGAAAACGATAACTCGAGCACGGTCATCAACAACCGCTACTTGTCGCAGTCGCGCCAGCCAGGCAACCCCTTTGAGCCTGTGCAGTATGCCGACGTTGACCCGCAGCTCAATCCTCGCAACACCTTTGAGAACTATTGCGACAGCAATAGCAACAAACTTGCAGTGAGCATTGGCATGGCTATAGCTACCGACCCCAATTGCAAGACATTTAACCCCTTGTTCATTTTCGGCCCAACGGGCGTGGGCAAGACCCATCTCATTCAAGCCATAGGCATCAAGATAAAAGAGAACAACCCGCGCGCGCGCGTCCTTTACCTCACGGCTCGCATTTTTGAAAGTCAGTACACAACTGCTGTGCGCGACAACAAGGTGAACGACTTCATCAACTTTTATCAAAGCATGGATGTGCTTATTCTTGACGACATACAGGAGTTTGCCGGCAAGCAAAAGACACAAAACACATTCTACCACATTTTCAACCAGCTTCACAGCCATGGCAAGCAGTTGATACTCTCAAGCGACTGCCGCCCCAGTGAGCTCGACGGCATGGTGCCACGCCTCATATCGCGTTTCAAGTGGGGCATGACTGTCGAATTGTCTAAGCCCGACTACGCGCTGCGTCGCAACGTACTGGAGCTCAAGGCATCGCAAGATGGACTTGTAATACCCGCCGAGGTGCTCGACTACATTGCAAGCAACGTTACCGACAGCATACGTGAGCTTGAGGGCATTGTGGTCTCACTCCTGGCCCATGCCACGATGCTCAACCAAGACATCAACATCGACCTGGCACGGTCGGTGATATCCAACTCGGTGAAAATCAATAAGCGCCAAGTTACGTTTGATATGATTGCCGAGACGGTAGCCAAACATTACAACATCGACTCGTCGCTCATCTATGGCAAAACCCGCAAGCGTGAGATATCTGATGCCAGGCAACTCGTGATGTACTTTGCACGCAAGGAGACCCAGCTGTCGTCAACCAACATTGGCATGCGGCTCGACCGTAACCATGCAACTGTGCTTCATGCCATCAAGCAAATTGAGCAAAGGCTGTCGGTAGAAAAGTCTTTCAGAGAGGAAGTTGAAAAAATCGAGGCTGAATTGAAGAAATAA